In the genome of Hippoglossus hippoglossus isolate fHipHip1 chromosome 12, fHipHip1.pri, whole genome shotgun sequence, one region contains:
- the gpat3 gene encoding glycerol-3-phosphate acyltransferase 3 isoform X1, producing MDDLRAVAVGAFHAWMFVVVFLIMLPAMFGLSLGVTSVYIQILVKILEWATLRIQRGRQQQPSVPVPLPNGIIERAGGSMEEEMAPLRSSVSPAGAEFSLSDALFFYKEGVESIVDDQVTQRFSSEELASWNLLTRTNHNFRYISLRLTVIWGLGVFVRYCVLFPLRITLAVIGLSWLVMGTTLVGFLPESSVKTWLSELVHVTCYRICARGLSATVHYHNRENRPQKGGICVSNHTTPIDVVILANDGGYAMVGQIHGGLMGVIQRSMVRSCPHVWFERSEMRDRTAVTSRLRAHVAARNKLPILIFPEGTCINNTSVMMFKKGSFEIGGIIHPVAIKYDPRFGDAFWNSGKYNMVSYLLRMMTSWAIVVNVWYLPPMTIQDGEDAAQFANRVKSAVAHQGGLLDLDWDGGLKRGKVKDSLKEEQQKKYSSIITGQNNVDEPDSSSLTI from the exons ATGGACGACCTCCGGGCCGTGGCTGTGGGCGCTTTCCATGCGTGGATGTTCGTGGTGGTGTTCCTCATCATGCTGCCCGCCATGTTCGGCCTCTCGCTGGGCGTCACCAGCGTCTACATCCAGATCCTGGTCAAAATCCTGGAG TGGGCGACGTTACGAATCCAGAGAGGACGCCAGCAGCAGCCGAGCGTTCCCGTGCCTCTGCCCAACG GGATCATTGAGCGAGCGGGCGGCtcgatggaggaggagatggcgCCGCTGCGGAGCTCTGTGTCCCCGGCAGGGGCGGAGTTCTCCCTGAGCGACGCCCTCTTCTTCTACAAGGAGGGCGTGGAGAGCATCGTGGACGACCAGGTGACGCAGCGCTTCTCCTCCGAGGAGCTCGCCTCCTGGAACCTCCTCACACGCACCAACCACAACTTCCGCTACATCAGCCTCCGCCTCACCGTCATCTGGGGCCTCGGCGTCTTCGTACGTTACTGCGTCCTGTTCCCTCTCAG AATCACTCTCGCTGTCATCGGACTCTCGTGGCTCGTGATGGGAACGACTCTGGTCGGATTTCTGCCTGAAAGCAG tgtgaagaCGTGGCTCAGTGAACTGGTTCATGTGACCTGCTACAGAATCTGTGCCAGAGGTTTGTCAGCGACCGTCCACTATCACAACAG AGAGAACCGGCCTCAGAAAGGAGGAATCTGTGTATCCAATCACACGACACCGATCGACGTCGTGATTCTGGCCAATGACGGCGGCTACGCGATG GTGGGTCAGATTCACGGAGGTCTGATGGGGGTCATCCAGAGGTCGATGGTCAGGTCGTGTCCCCACGTTTGGTTCGAGAGGTCGGAGATGAGAGATCGCACCGCGGTGACCAGCAG GCTGAGAGCTCACGTAGCAGCAAGGAACAAACTTCCCATCCTGATATTTCCTGAAG GAACTTGCATCAACAACACGTCGGTCATGATGTTTAAGAAAGGAAGCTTTGAAATCGGAGGAATCATCCACCCGGTCGCCATCAAG TACGACCCTCGGTTCGGAGACGCGTTCTGGAACAGCGGTAAATACAACATGGTGAGTTACCTGCTCCGCATGATGACCAGCTGGGCCATCGTCGTCAACGTGTGGTACCTCCCTCCCATGACCATACAG GACGGTGAGGACGCAGCTCAGTTTGCCAACAGAGTGAAATCTGCCGTCGCTCATCAGGGCGGACTCCTGGACCTGGACTG ggACGGAGGATTGAAACGAGGGAAAGTGAAGGAttctctgaaggaggagcagcagaagaagtACAGCAGCATCATCACCGGACAGAACAACGTGGACGAGCc cGACTCCTCGTCATTAACGATATGA
- the gpat3 gene encoding glycerol-3-phosphate acyltransferase 3 isoform X2: MDDLRAVAVGAFHAWMFVVVFLIMLPAMFGLSLGVTSVYIQILVKILEWATLRIQRGRQQQPSVPVPLPNGIIERAGGSMEEEMAPLRSSVSPAGAEFSLSDALFFYKEGVESIVDDQVTQRFSSEELASWNLLTRTNHNFRYISLRLTVIWGLGVFVRYCVLFPLRITLAVIGLSWLVMGTTLVGFLPESSVKTWLSELVHVTCYRICARGLSATVHYHNRENRPQKGGICVSNHTTPIDVVILANDGGYAMVGQIHGGLMGVIQRSMVRSCPHVWFERSEMRDRTAVTSRLRAHVAARNKLPILIFPEGTCINNTSVMMFKKGSFEIGGIIHPVAIKYDPRFGDAFWNSGKYNMVSYLLRMMTSWAIVVNVWYLPPMTIQDGEDAAQFANRVKSAVAHQGGLLDLDWDGGLKRGKVKDSLKEEQQKKYSSIITGQNNVDEP; the protein is encoded by the exons ATGGACGACCTCCGGGCCGTGGCTGTGGGCGCTTTCCATGCGTGGATGTTCGTGGTGGTGTTCCTCATCATGCTGCCCGCCATGTTCGGCCTCTCGCTGGGCGTCACCAGCGTCTACATCCAGATCCTGGTCAAAATCCTGGAG TGGGCGACGTTACGAATCCAGAGAGGACGCCAGCAGCAGCCGAGCGTTCCCGTGCCTCTGCCCAACG GGATCATTGAGCGAGCGGGCGGCtcgatggaggaggagatggcgCCGCTGCGGAGCTCTGTGTCCCCGGCAGGGGCGGAGTTCTCCCTGAGCGACGCCCTCTTCTTCTACAAGGAGGGCGTGGAGAGCATCGTGGACGACCAGGTGACGCAGCGCTTCTCCTCCGAGGAGCTCGCCTCCTGGAACCTCCTCACACGCACCAACCACAACTTCCGCTACATCAGCCTCCGCCTCACCGTCATCTGGGGCCTCGGCGTCTTCGTACGTTACTGCGTCCTGTTCCCTCTCAG AATCACTCTCGCTGTCATCGGACTCTCGTGGCTCGTGATGGGAACGACTCTGGTCGGATTTCTGCCTGAAAGCAG tgtgaagaCGTGGCTCAGTGAACTGGTTCATGTGACCTGCTACAGAATCTGTGCCAGAGGTTTGTCAGCGACCGTCCACTATCACAACAG AGAGAACCGGCCTCAGAAAGGAGGAATCTGTGTATCCAATCACACGACACCGATCGACGTCGTGATTCTGGCCAATGACGGCGGCTACGCGATG GTGGGTCAGATTCACGGAGGTCTGATGGGGGTCATCCAGAGGTCGATGGTCAGGTCGTGTCCCCACGTTTGGTTCGAGAGGTCGGAGATGAGAGATCGCACCGCGGTGACCAGCAG GCTGAGAGCTCACGTAGCAGCAAGGAACAAACTTCCCATCCTGATATTTCCTGAAG GAACTTGCATCAACAACACGTCGGTCATGATGTTTAAGAAAGGAAGCTTTGAAATCGGAGGAATCATCCACCCGGTCGCCATCAAG TACGACCCTCGGTTCGGAGACGCGTTCTGGAACAGCGGTAAATACAACATGGTGAGTTACCTGCTCCGCATGATGACCAGCTGGGCCATCGTCGTCAACGTGTGGTACCTCCCTCCCATGACCATACAG GACGGTGAGGACGCAGCTCAGTTTGCCAACAGAGTGAAATCTGCCGTCGCTCATCAGGGCGGACTCCTGGACCTGGACTG ggACGGAGGATTGAAACGAGGGAAAGTGAAGGAttctctgaaggaggagcagcagaagaagtACAGCAGCATCATCACCGGACAGAACAACGTGGACGAGCcgtga